A segment of the Stigmatopora nigra isolate UIUO_SnigA chromosome 15, RoL_Snig_1.1, whole genome shotgun sequence genome:
attgtcttgcgtcacAGCGTCATGTTATTTCGTTTTTGTCACCCTGCagtgtcgtctttttatgcgcatataagccgtaccctcgattcagtcattttttttgtccgacgAATGCAGGTTATGTGTGATTAAATACAGTACCTGTATAAGTGAACGTCCTCAAAGGACTTGATGTTGTTGATGGCGTAGACACAGAGGAACCCCTCTCCCGTCCTCATGTATTGGTCTCTCATGGCGCTGTACTCCTCCTGACCCGCAGTGTCAAGGATGTCCAATAGACATGTCTCGCCGTCAATCACCACCTGTTTTCTGTACGAGTCCTGCAGTGTGAAACATTAGAAaaatccaattattgatttacatagggggaaaaataggaaatattcccgatacatctataatcttcatttgaatttgatcataaaacagaaagttggcactcataatttacttcttggaccgcacaaaatgatgtagcaggccagatttgacccccgggccaacactttgacacccgtgtacTAGAGTGACAATGTCTCaagtatgaaaatattttacatttggaaTTGTTGTGGGTAGGGGGCTGGGGGCCTAGCATTTGGTCAAGAGGAAGGAtcgttcacacacacacacaatagacTTTCggtgtatttatttcaaatatagcatggcatcattcaatttatTATGTCCTCGTTGTTTTGAATGAGTTTTTAAGAACCACATGGACTGGACATCtatcaaattaattaattgaaaatagTAACGTGCATTTTTTTAGTACAACATTCGCATTGAATATGCAGAGTCCCACCTCGATTGTCGGATCATATTCATCCACAAAGTGATTCTGGATGAGCTGAATGGTGAGAGCACTCTTGCCCACGCCACCCGCACCGACCACCACCAGCTTGTATTCGGTCATTCCTGCAAAACTGGAGCAAAAACTACACGATTTAGAACAAACACACTTCGACCCCTTGGCAGACAGCTGAGAGTATCTGATCTGATAAAGCCCCGTGGCACGGCGACCTAGATAAAGCCATCTATGCCCTTAACTTACATCACAACGTTGCAAAAATAGCACAAAAGTTCGTGTAATGCAAAAACATGGTTTACCTTAATGTATGATTTATAACAGCGGAAAAGTTTGCAGGTCCGGAGTTCAGGGTGAAATGTATGACGTCCGCTTGCTACATAGCGTTAGCCTAAACACAATTTCCTTCCGCAAACCGCAAGAAACAATCGTTATAAACCCTCTTGTCCTTTACCTGGAAGGTTTAAGGCGCTAAAGCGTGACGTCGAAATATATAAAACGTAACAGTTtactaatgacatttaaatcacAAAATTGTAAATAAACAAACGCCGACATTTAGTGTATCCCGCAACAAATGTCCATtatgaatcattaaaaaaagtcacaacGATTGCGTTAATCCTGACACTCACCAACCAATAGAAATAGGACTTTAAAAAAGACAGTGATTTAGTCCAATTGTAGTGGAGGATTGGATATTAGTCCCGCCCATGTCAAAAGAAAAGTCCAGGGCGGTGCAGAAAGAGAGTTGCGACACTCTGATCTCGCCTTCGTGTAGTCACGTGTTCACGGAGTCCCGACTAGTTCCAAACACAACAGCCCTGTAATGTAAGGACTGACAGCGGCGGTTGcgatattttttgttaaaagatgaatgaatacatcttatttagatattaatacattacagtcttttgACATGATTATAGTTatgatatttaatatatatataaacttttTGATACTTGTGTATATGTAGgctcaaaaacatgtatat
Coding sequences within it:
- the LOC144208508 gene encoding GTPase KRas — translated: MTEYKLVVVGAGGVGKSALTIQLIQNHFVDEYDPTIEDSYRKQVVIDGETCLLDILDTAGQEEYSAMRDQYMRTGEGFLCVYAINNIKSFEDVHLYREQINRVKDSDSVPLVLVGNKSDLGSRSVETRQAQDLARSYGVPFVETSAKTRQGVEEAFYSLVREIRRYKETNRSNKKSKKNTQRRCMIL